In one Myripristis murdjan chromosome 5, fMyrMur1.1, whole genome shotgun sequence genomic region, the following are encoded:
- the LOC115359950 gene encoding coiled-coil domain-containing glutamate-rich protein 1 — protein MLSERGLMCGEGRVSQCQPGKELLQRADSRRKHRWSKSCGGRQGRKTGGGRWMSVRHHRHHHHHHHRHHHSHYQRHPQRPAGSGAAVSLRPVNMKGNRARGMRAPKNTNQFLMHEKYQLLHMRSDSVGSDSGSSTDSDTELTDMDSYLGVLENARGALLDSPEAAGAAAPRRRGFVLQGEERLQEAQQRWLQEDSLQYFPSEDDLLQSQHFMQRDFVEFCDIIAS, from the coding sequence ATGCTTTCAGAGCGGGGACTGATGTGCGGGGAGGGCCGGGTCAGCCAGTGCCAGCCCGGcaaggagctgctgcagcgGGCCGACAGCCGCAGGAAACACCGCTGGTCCAAGAGCTGCGGGGGGCGGCAGGGGAGGAAGACGGGCGGAGGAAGATGGATGAGCGTGCGCCACcaccgccatcatcatcatcaccaccatcgtCATCATCACTCTCATTATCAGAGACACCCCCAGAGGCCAGCAGGCAGCGGGGCGGCGGTGTCCCTCCGACCCGTCAACATGAAGGGGAACCGGGCGAGGGGGATGCGCGCCCCGAAGAACACCAACCAGTTTCTGATGCACGAGAAGTACCAGCTGCTGCACATGCGCTCTGACTCGGTGGGCAGCGACAGCGGCAGCAGCACGGACAGCGACACCGAGCTCACCGACATGGACTCGTACCTGGGCGTGCTGGAGAACGCCAGGGGAGCCCTGCTGGACAGCCCGGAGGCGGCCGGGGCCGCAGCGCCGCGCCGCCGGGGCTTCGTCCTGCAGGGGGAGGAGCGGCTGCAGGAGGCGCAGCAGAGGTGGCTGCAGGAGGACAGTCTGCAGTATTTCCCCTCTGAAGACGACCTGCTGCAGAGCCAACACTTCATGCAGAGGGACTTTGTCGAGTTCTGTGACATCATAGCGTCCTGA
- the nol8 gene encoding nucleolar protein 8 isoform X1, protein MAMRRLYVGGLSDSVTQKDLKDRFGKFGEVEEVELLTRRDEQGVPYKTFGYININISDSDLKKCLTVLNKSRWKGGTLQIEAAKESFLHRLAQERQAARLSEQPAAQQQEKLLDTLRAVGVENFHMKAAVPGTEVPGHKNWVVSKFGRVLPVLQLRGPRGGRTMKYDPSKHSHNIRRLAPPTEAPPTPVSRLTWELRGGDDDISKRRRGEFPPCRPWRPKRSRTEAGGSHDAEGRPDWTERRCDGVRLTNGVRRAEGAAPPRLDSDLDSDEEIRRLVAAQQISQNAPGQEEEELEVVGDDFLPASGRRRPRQRGRHGDEDEEDYDSADTDELLAARKPAEPHREDSGKRSLQTQQNGTEVEAERGQKKKKKVLPVADPPSSESDGDDDDDDDDDDDEELQSADSGSDYEALFSNCTRLEISLSDLRRLAQNSPQDDPAHVSGTTTPSILGAPKPGSSAASSGPEKASVCGKSPEPPAAKRGTTPEEILAAILEMDSDDDEQQKKKKRRKRKVKVSTPLPAFRGTGQLTDRAGGDERDEEEEEDEGRSVSKKQKLDTKPQKKTAQSSEEEEEEEEDPAKAASRTPTGAETDSASSEEEEEEEEEEEEEEEEEEEVTARTREQPNTASSSSSCCCSSSSEEEEQEEEEQQEEQQEARGRAAPAGEEEAELQRKANLRRLAAVEQRQKEAELHRKLIQGALSQLDAPAAGSGKHIVFGSDEDEDEDEDEDGDEDKRQTTSGVTTSEKTLFQDSQSDEEASGEEAAPANQRVGQSLSTGSQLFGSEDEDGGDEDDSSRFQIKLQYEGKAGHKLMELQSRFGTDERFRMDSRFLERDEDEEEEASESKRREEEDDEGLEEERRKNLSILQSVLGSSTHTPTHTQRARTFRDVSALHYDPSREEHAAFETKPEDTKKESKASRKKKREEAEKLPEVSKEIYYDVSGDLKAVFGSAQTEDKGENKLSWDQEEAEEAEEEEEEEEEEEGQREEEQTSLPAGPSTATEQPSGFKFSFFGDETETGGEETAEYRVETIQGPRVSWQRDPRFHDSSSEEEEEEEEDDREEEKEQSSGDKTTEEKSPLKRDLFFFYPEDNRLTEGPRLFCRSSQLEEQREQWEERRSALRQEYRKKHKDAKRKLKSLQRS, encoded by the exons atggcgatgcGGCGGCTGTACGTGGGCGGGCTGAGTGACTCCGTCACGCAGAAGGACCTGAAGGATCGCTTCGGCAAGTtcggagaggtggaggaggtggagctgctcacCAGGAGGGACGAGCAGG GAGTCCCCTACAAGACGTTCGGctacatcaacatcaacatctcCGACTCGGACCTGAAGAAAT GTCTCACGGTGCTGAACAAGTCCCGGTGGAAAGGAGGAACCCTGCAGATCGAAGCAGCCAAGGAGAGCTTCCTGCACAG gctggcTCAGGAGCGGCAGGCGGCCCGGCTCAGCGAGCAGCCGGCCgcccagcagcaggagaagctgCTGGACACGCTGAGGGCCGTCGGCGTGGAGAACTTCCACATGAAGGCAGCCGTCCCAGGAACTGAGGTCCCAGGACACAag AACTGGGTGGTGAGTAAGTTCGGCCGCGTGCTGCCGGTGCTGCAGCTGCGCGGCCCGCGAGGCGGCAGGACGATGAAGTACGACCCGTccaaacacagccacaacatCCGCCggctggccccgcccaccgaGGCCCCGCCCACGCCCGTCAGCCGGCTGACCTGGGAGCTGCGGGGAGGCGACGATGACATCAGCAAGCGCCGGCGGGGCGAGTTCCCGCCGTGCCGACCCTGGAGGCCCAAGAGGAGCCGCACGGAGGCGGGCGGCTCCCATGATGCCGAGGGCAG ACCTGATTGGACGGAGCGTCGCTGTGACGGCGTGCGGCTGACAAACGGCGTGCGGCGGGCCGAGGGGGCGGCGCCGCCGCGGCTCGACAGCGACCTCGACTCCGACGAGGAGATCCGCCGGCTGGTGGCGGCTCAGCAGATCTCCCAGAATGCAccggggcaggaggaggaggagctggaggtggtCGGAGACGACTTCCTGCCGGCGTCCGGGCGCCGCCGCCCGCGGCAGAGAG GTCGTCATGGCGACGAAGACGAGGAAGACTACGACTCCGCCGACACCGACGAGCTCCTCGCCGCCAGGAAACCTGCGGAGCCGCACAGAGAGGATTCTGGGAAACGGAGCCTGCAGACGCAGCAGAACGGGACAGAGGTGGAGGCTGAGAgaggacagaagaagaagaagaaggtccTCCCGGTCGCTGACCCCCCCTCCTCTGAGTCagacggtgatgatgatgatgatgatgatgatgatgatgatgaagagctGCAGTCAGCTGACTCTGGATCAGATTATGAGGCCTTGTTCTCAAACTGCACCCGGCTGGAGATCTCTCTGTCCGACCTGCGGCGGCTCGCCCAAAACTCGCCGCAGGACGACCCCGCTCACGTCTCCGGAACTACAACTCCCAGCATCCTCGGCGCCCCCAAACCAGGAAGTAGCGCCGCCTCGTCCGGGCCTGAAAAAGCTTCGGTTTGTGGTAAAAGCCCAGAGCCGCCGGCCGCTAAGAGAGGCACGACGCCCGAGGAGATCCTCGCCGCCATCTTGGAGATGGACAGCGACGATGAcgaacagcagaagaagaagaagaggaggaagaggaaggtcaAAGTGTCGACGCCTCTTCCTGCTTTCCGGGGGACCGGTCAGCTGACGGACCGAGCGGGAGGAGACGAGCgggacgaagaggaggaggaggacgaggggaGGAGTGTCTCTAAAAAACAGAAGCTGGACacaaaaccacagaagaagactgcacagagcagcgaggaagaggaggaggaggagga agacCCTGCCAAAGCTGCCAGCCGGACGCCCACAGGAGCTGAGACTGACTCCGCCtccagcgaggaggaggaggaggaggaggaggaggaagaggaggaagaggaggaggaggaggaggtgacggCCCGCACCCGGGAGCAGCCAAACAcagcatcttcctcctcctcctgctgctgctcctcctccagtgaggaagaggagcaggaggaggaggagcagcaggaggagcagcaggaggctcGGGGCAGGGCAGCGcctgcaggtgaggaggaggcggagctaCAGAGGAAGGCCAACCTGCGGCGCCTGGCGGCCGtggagcagagacagaaagaggcgGAGCTTCACAGGAAACTGATCCAGGGAGCCCTGAGCCAGCTG GACGCTCCAGCAGCAGGATCTGGTAAACACATCGTCTTCGGctctgatgaagatgaagatgaagatgaagatgaagatggtgatgaagaCAAGAGGCAGACCACCTCAGGGGTCACGACCTCTGAGAAAACCCTGTTTCaggacagccaatcagacgaGGAGGCCTCGGGTGAGGAGGCAGCACCGGCCAATCAGAGGGTAGGACAGAGCCTCAGcact ggctctCAGCTGTTcggcagtgaggatgaggacggAGGTGATGAAGACGACAGCAGCAGGTTTCAGATCAAACTTCAGTACGAAGGCAAAGCTGGACAcaag ctgatgGAGCTGCAGTCTCGCTTCGGGACAGACGAGCGTTTCAGGATGGACTCTCGCTTcctggagagagatgaagacgaggaggaggaggcctcag agagcaagaggagggaggaggaggatgatgaaggtctggaggaggagaggaggaagaaccTGTCCATCCTGCAGAGCGTCCtgggcagcagcacacacacaccaacacacacacagagggccaGGACATtcag ggatGTGTCAGCGCTGCACTACGACCCCAGCAGAGAGGAACACGCCGCGTTCGAAACCAAACCTGAAGACACCAAGAAGGAAAG TAAGGcgagcaggaagaagaagagggaggaggcggAGAAACTTCCAGAGGTTTCCAAGGAGATCTACTACGACGTGTCCGGCGACCTGAAGGCCGTGTTTGGCTCGGCTCAGACGGAGGACAAGGGAGAGAACAAGCTGAGCTGGGACCAGGAGGAGGCCGaggaggccgaggaggaggaggaggaggaggaggaggaagaaggacagagggaggaggagcagaccTCACTGCCGGCTGGTCCCAgcacagccacagagcagccgTCAGGATTCAAATTCTCTTTCTTCGGAGACGAGACGGAGACGGGAGGCGAGGAGACAG CCGAGTACCGGGTGGAGACCATCCAGGGGCCCCGGGTGTCATGGCAACGAGACCCGCGTTTCCATGACAGCAGctcggaggaggaagaggaggaagaggaagatgacagggaggaagagaaagagcagagcagCGGCGACAAAACCACAGA AGAGAAGTCTCCATTGAAGAGagatctcttcttcttctatccTGAGGACAACAGACTGACAG aGGGTCCCAGGCTGTTCTGTCGCTCCTcccagctggaggagcagagggagcagtgggaggagaggaggagcgcGCTCAGACAG GAATACAGGAAGAAGCACAAGGACGCCAAGAGGAAGCTGAAGAGCCTCCAGAGGAGCTGA
- the nol8 gene encoding nucleolar protein 8 isoform X2 → MAMRRLYVGGLSDSVTQKDLKDRFGKFGEVEEVELLTRRDEQGVPYKTFGYININISDSDLKKCLTVLNKSRWKGGTLQIEAAKESFLHRLAQERQAARLSEQPAAQQQEKLLDTLRAVGVENFHMKAAVPGTEVPGHKNWVVSKFGRVLPVLQLRGPRGGRTMKYDPSKHSHNIRRLAPPTEAPPTPVSRLTWELRGGDDDISKRRRGEFPPCRPWRPKRSRTEAGGSHDAEGRPDWTERRCDGVRLTNGVRRAEGAAPPRLDSDLDSDEEIRRLVAAQQISQNAPGQEEEELEVVGDDFLPASGRRRPRQRGRHGDEDEEDYDSADTDELLAARKPAEPHREDSGKRSLQTQQNGTEVEAERGQKKKKKVLPVADPPSSESDGDDDDDDDDDDDEELQSADSGSDYEALFSNCTRLEISLSDLRRLAQNSPQDDPAHVSGTTTPSILGAPKPGSSAASSGPEKASVCGKSPEPPAAKRGTTPEEILAAILEMDSDDDEQQKKKKRRKRKVKVSTPLPAFRGTGQLTDRAGGDERDEEEEEDEGRSVSKKQKLDTKPQKKTAQSSEEEEEEEEDPAKAASRTPTGAETDSASSEEEEEEEEEEEEEEEEEEEVTARTREQPNTASSSSSCCCSSSSEEEEQEEEEQQEEQQEARGRAAPAGEEEAELQRKANLRRLAAVEQRQKEAELHRKLIQGALSQLDAPAAGSGKHIVFGSDEDEDEDEDEDGDEDKRQTTSGVTTSEKTLFQDSQSDEEASGEEAAPANQRGSQLFGSEDEDGGDEDDSSRFQIKLQYEGKAGHKLMELQSRFGTDERFRMDSRFLERDEDEEEEASESKRREEEDDEGLEEERRKNLSILQSVLGSSTHTPTHTQRARTFRDVSALHYDPSREEHAAFETKPEDTKKESKASRKKKREEAEKLPEVSKEIYYDVSGDLKAVFGSAQTEDKGENKLSWDQEEAEEAEEEEEEEEEEEGQREEEQTSLPAGPSTATEQPSGFKFSFFGDETETGGEETAEYRVETIQGPRVSWQRDPRFHDSSSEEEEEEEEDDREEEKEQSSGDKTTEEKSPLKRDLFFFYPEDNRLTEGPRLFCRSSQLEEQREQWEERRSALRQEYRKKHKDAKRKLKSLQRS, encoded by the exons atggcgatgcGGCGGCTGTACGTGGGCGGGCTGAGTGACTCCGTCACGCAGAAGGACCTGAAGGATCGCTTCGGCAAGTtcggagaggtggaggaggtggagctgctcacCAGGAGGGACGAGCAGG GAGTCCCCTACAAGACGTTCGGctacatcaacatcaacatctcCGACTCGGACCTGAAGAAAT GTCTCACGGTGCTGAACAAGTCCCGGTGGAAAGGAGGAACCCTGCAGATCGAAGCAGCCAAGGAGAGCTTCCTGCACAG gctggcTCAGGAGCGGCAGGCGGCCCGGCTCAGCGAGCAGCCGGCCgcccagcagcaggagaagctgCTGGACACGCTGAGGGCCGTCGGCGTGGAGAACTTCCACATGAAGGCAGCCGTCCCAGGAACTGAGGTCCCAGGACACAag AACTGGGTGGTGAGTAAGTTCGGCCGCGTGCTGCCGGTGCTGCAGCTGCGCGGCCCGCGAGGCGGCAGGACGATGAAGTACGACCCGTccaaacacagccacaacatCCGCCggctggccccgcccaccgaGGCCCCGCCCACGCCCGTCAGCCGGCTGACCTGGGAGCTGCGGGGAGGCGACGATGACATCAGCAAGCGCCGGCGGGGCGAGTTCCCGCCGTGCCGACCCTGGAGGCCCAAGAGGAGCCGCACGGAGGCGGGCGGCTCCCATGATGCCGAGGGCAG ACCTGATTGGACGGAGCGTCGCTGTGACGGCGTGCGGCTGACAAACGGCGTGCGGCGGGCCGAGGGGGCGGCGCCGCCGCGGCTCGACAGCGACCTCGACTCCGACGAGGAGATCCGCCGGCTGGTGGCGGCTCAGCAGATCTCCCAGAATGCAccggggcaggaggaggaggagctggaggtggtCGGAGACGACTTCCTGCCGGCGTCCGGGCGCCGCCGCCCGCGGCAGAGAG GTCGTCATGGCGACGAAGACGAGGAAGACTACGACTCCGCCGACACCGACGAGCTCCTCGCCGCCAGGAAACCTGCGGAGCCGCACAGAGAGGATTCTGGGAAACGGAGCCTGCAGACGCAGCAGAACGGGACAGAGGTGGAGGCTGAGAgaggacagaagaagaagaagaaggtccTCCCGGTCGCTGACCCCCCCTCCTCTGAGTCagacggtgatgatgatgatgatgatgatgatgatgatgatgaagagctGCAGTCAGCTGACTCTGGATCAGATTATGAGGCCTTGTTCTCAAACTGCACCCGGCTGGAGATCTCTCTGTCCGACCTGCGGCGGCTCGCCCAAAACTCGCCGCAGGACGACCCCGCTCACGTCTCCGGAACTACAACTCCCAGCATCCTCGGCGCCCCCAAACCAGGAAGTAGCGCCGCCTCGTCCGGGCCTGAAAAAGCTTCGGTTTGTGGTAAAAGCCCAGAGCCGCCGGCCGCTAAGAGAGGCACGACGCCCGAGGAGATCCTCGCCGCCATCTTGGAGATGGACAGCGACGATGAcgaacagcagaagaagaagaagaggaggaagaggaaggtcaAAGTGTCGACGCCTCTTCCTGCTTTCCGGGGGACCGGTCAGCTGACGGACCGAGCGGGAGGAGACGAGCgggacgaagaggaggaggaggacgaggggaGGAGTGTCTCTAAAAAACAGAAGCTGGACacaaaaccacagaagaagactgcacagagcagcgaggaagaggaggaggaggagga agacCCTGCCAAAGCTGCCAGCCGGACGCCCACAGGAGCTGAGACTGACTCCGCCtccagcgaggaggaggaggaggaggaggaggaggaagaggaggaagaggaggaggaggaggaggtgacggCCCGCACCCGGGAGCAGCCAAACAcagcatcttcctcctcctcctgctgctgctcctcctccagtgaggaagaggagcaggaggaggaggagcagcaggaggagcagcaggaggctcGGGGCAGGGCAGCGcctgcaggtgaggaggaggcggagctaCAGAGGAAGGCCAACCTGCGGCGCCTGGCGGCCGtggagcagagacagaaagaggcgGAGCTTCACAGGAAACTGATCCAGGGAGCCCTGAGCCAGCTG GACGCTCCAGCAGCAGGATCTGGTAAACACATCGTCTTCGGctctgatgaagatgaagatgaagatgaagatgaagatggtgatgaagaCAAGAGGCAGACCACCTCAGGGGTCACGACCTCTGAGAAAACCCTGTTTCaggacagccaatcagacgaGGAGGCCTCGGGTGAGGAGGCAGCACCGGCCAATCAGAGG ggctctCAGCTGTTcggcagtgaggatgaggacggAGGTGATGAAGACGACAGCAGCAGGTTTCAGATCAAACTTCAGTACGAAGGCAAAGCTGGACAcaag ctgatgGAGCTGCAGTCTCGCTTCGGGACAGACGAGCGTTTCAGGATGGACTCTCGCTTcctggagagagatgaagacgaggaggaggaggcctcag agagcaagaggagggaggaggaggatgatgaaggtctggaggaggagaggaggaagaaccTGTCCATCCTGCAGAGCGTCCtgggcagcagcacacacacaccaacacacacacagagggccaGGACATtcag ggatGTGTCAGCGCTGCACTACGACCCCAGCAGAGAGGAACACGCCGCGTTCGAAACCAAACCTGAAGACACCAAGAAGGAAAG TAAGGcgagcaggaagaagaagagggaggaggcggAGAAACTTCCAGAGGTTTCCAAGGAGATCTACTACGACGTGTCCGGCGACCTGAAGGCCGTGTTTGGCTCGGCTCAGACGGAGGACAAGGGAGAGAACAAGCTGAGCTGGGACCAGGAGGAGGCCGaggaggccgaggaggaggaggaggaggaggaggaggaagaaggacagagggaggaggagcagaccTCACTGCCGGCTGGTCCCAgcacagccacagagcagccgTCAGGATTCAAATTCTCTTTCTTCGGAGACGAGACGGAGACGGGAGGCGAGGAGACAG CCGAGTACCGGGTGGAGACCATCCAGGGGCCCCGGGTGTCATGGCAACGAGACCCGCGTTTCCATGACAGCAGctcggaggaggaagaggaggaagaggaagatgacagggaggaagagaaagagcagagcagCGGCGACAAAACCACAGA AGAGAAGTCTCCATTGAAGAGagatctcttcttcttctatccTGAGGACAACAGACTGACAG aGGGTCCCAGGCTGTTCTGTCGCTCCTcccagctggaggagcagagggagcagtgggaggagaggaggagcgcGCTCAGACAG GAATACAGGAAGAAGCACAAGGACGCCAAGAGGAAGCTGAAGAGCCTCCAGAGGAGCTGA